The genomic DNA ACTCTTGAAGGGGAAGAAAAAGGGAACCAAGATAAGCAGAGTACGAGTTGGGAAAAGGAGGTGGCTAAGACAAAAGCACAGAACAAAGAAGAGGAGacatggaaaaacaaaagacGAGGATGAAGAAGGCGAGGAAACAATGAGAATGATGACTGGATGTCTTGGAGATATGAGAAACCGTATCAGGTGAAGTGAAAAATGATGCAGCGTGTGGACACAGGTAATGAATGAAAGCTAGAAACTAAAAGAAGAAAGTACAATTGTGGCTGCATGCAGGGATCCACTCTGTCAAATTCCACTACTGTATCAAAGAGCTGAGAAAGCGCTTCCCCACTGCACATTTAATGTACTGTGTAAGCATATCACCTCAGTCCTCAGTGTCAAATACAAATGCAGGGAACGTggactaaaagaaaaaagattcaACAGTATTACTCCCACAGAAACACCTGTAGATCCCCCTACAAAGAAAAACTACAAATCCTGTTGCTAGGGCAGGTGAGGTGAGTCTGGACATTAGGCTAATTCAAGATGGACTGCGTCTGGTGGGGATGGAGCACCTGGTTGTTCACTCTCACAAGGATTTGCCAGAGCCAGCCAAGGCTCTAGGGAGGGGAATTGAGGCGCCACAGCTCAGGCAGCTGTGCTGCAGCCGTACACACAGGCAGCTCACGGTGGAGTAAAAGGGATGCAACCACAGACCTAGAACATGTACCTTGCTCAAAGACATAACCCTGAAATGGAACAGGGTGTCACAGATGAGCTATCTTGTAAAGTCAGTGACATAAAGAAGCCCCTCTGATCGCATTCAAAGCGTTTATCAGGTGAGGATGAAGACATCAGTCTTTTATCCAAACATGTCAGAGCAGTCTGCATCAGAGATACCAGTCTGCCTGCAATAAAAGACAGGCATGATGTATTAGCCTGATCTATATGGGACTCAAAATATGGGAAATATACTATAAAGGAAACAGAAGTATTACGCTGTGATTGATTTATAACTAAAGGTCGAGTTCATTCCATCTTAATGGAAGATATCGTTTTGCTTATTTCACTAGTACAACTACAATCCAGGCGGCAACCTCTGGTGTTGAACCATGAAGCCATAGCGGAAGAGACAAAAACTGTTGTTCTTTGagtggccacttgaggctgCCTCCAAAAGAGAGCCAATCAATCCCCATAGACCTCcatttgagtctttttttttttaactcacccGTTTAAATTATATTCGGGCAGGTGGCTACCATCACAGGAGGCGAGCATAGACTCTAGGCTGTATTTGGTCCGCCTCAGCCCCACTTTTGGATTAGCTGACATCAAGCGAtgccaagatggcgacggcTGAGCCACTGGGAGCTGCCCATTTTTAGCTTAattttggctcttcagaaacctacGGGTGTCATCACGGAGACTATGtccatatttttatattatagtcTTTGCTACAATCACAATAATGTACAGTAAGTTAACTACCTTAACTTTACAGTCATCATTCAAGTTTTGAGTGAACATTCATACCGATATTTCAAAAATGCTTCACCAAATACGAATAAAACGTTGTGCTAACCTGCAGACTGAGTGTGCTGGTGATGTTGGTCTTGGGCAGCGAGATGGACACACTGGTGATATTGGTCATCTCCAGCCACTTGGACAGCAGCTCAAGAGTCAGAAGCTTCTCCAACCTCGCCAGGCTCTCCACATGAAAGGGCATTAGAAGCACGACGCTGGCCTTGCCCCCACATAGAGGCGCCTCCAGAACCTGCACCATGTTTTCTATGTCTTCATGGTGACGGTACAAACCTGGAGGATATGACAGGCGGAGGCATGCACAGAGGTGAGGAAAGATCAGAGTCAGGGAGAGAATTTGTCATAATGGAACATTCTTGCTTTTCAGTGGTAGTTCAGAACAGTAGCTCTCTGCAGCAGTTCTCTTCAACGTGAGTTCAGACTTGCATTTTCAGCTGTGTCACTTGGTGCCACCTGAGTTCTCACTGAACTGAATTACAGGAGAAAACACTACAGAGCTGGGTTGAATCCACTCAAACATGATGTATATGCAACCTTAGACATGACAAAGGATCactgaaataatattttttatgaatttgaaATGGCATACTAGAACATTAAATAGAATACAATGTATCCCTCCAACATCTTTTACTGCTGTCATAGCAGAAATATGCTCTGCTCCGTTGTTGTTTTAAGACAatacataaaatatgaaaagcgtgttaaataaatcataaaaggTATACAGTGATAAATAGGAAAGAAGCAGATTGGACCTTACAGATGTTCAAGCCATTTTAGAACTCAAATAGCTTTTCGCCGCATCTATTTTCTGGCAGGAGTACAGCAGCGACAGACTGTGTTTTTTACCTGCTCTGTGCATCATCATTACTTTGGTGTATTCCTTCCCCAAGAAGGTACGATGATCTGTGCTCCCCTCGCTGAACTCTCTCTCCCAGAGGCCTGAGCAAACAGCCAAACACAGAGGACAGAGCCATTTTGAAAGCAGAACGCCTGACATGAATAGGCTGTGAGAAAATACTGAATGATTGAAAAGAGGTGAAAAGGTGGACAGACACTAGGTTAAACAATGCCATGTTCATAAAATACATACAGACCTCATACACAGTGACACCGGCTGACACTGCTCATGAATCATCAATATCTACTGGCCATTAAAAAGTGTCTACCCTTCTCAATGCTGAGCTGAGAGTGCTATACTGAGGCAGTTATGAGGTCCTTAAGGCCACATCGTCCCATTCACTGTTCACCACATGCCACTTGGCCCGGCTAACCCCCTGACAGCTGTCAATTTAGGAGAGTAGTGGAATTACTGTTGTAATAACCTCACAACACATTCCCAAAGCCGCTGGCCCATTCTATTGTGCAGGGGACACTGGGTGGAGTGAGGAGGTTGACAGATTATGACTTGTACTTATGTGACTCTTTGTGAATGACACCTGGTGCcagctagggctgcaactaacaaggATTtcattaatcgattatcaatcACAACACTTATGACACAAAACTAAGGTGCAAGAAGGCCAAAGAAATATCAAATGGCTCATTTGCCCTATTGGAAGCCTAGAGACCAATTGTTTGGCTCTATTATTAAATACTTGCACTGGACAAAGAGTGCAGAGCCCTCTATTCTCTATCGATAATCAGCTAGtccctaaaatgtcaaaatattgtgaaaaataccttttgaaAGTTCctagagcccaaggtgacatctttaaattgcttgtttagTCCCACACAATTCAAAATACTCTATTTAAAATGATATGAAACGGACTAAAGCAGCTCTCAAATACCAAATATTCTCAtttgaatgtttggcatttttgcttaaacaaattacttaaaaaaatttttttttttgccattataGGCCtctatttgtataggacagcttagacttgaaaggggagagagaaggggaatgacatgcagaaaagggccacatgtcagagtcaaacccgcggccgctaCGTCGAAgtgtaaacctctatatatgggcgcccgctctactaggtgagctaaccaggtgcCCTATGCTAACATGTATTAATTAGCACTAAaaacaaagtgcagctgaggctgatgagaTTTCATTAGTTTCTGAGGTATTTAGTTGTtcaccaaagtattggacaaattaaaatgttgacctgatgatggcccTAGATGAAAAGCTAAGGGATAAACAAAGTTATTACAACTTATCCTGAGGGGGACGTAAATGTCTGTaacacatttcatggcaatccatacAATAGTTGTCGAGATATTTCACTAAAAACCATGAATGTCAACCTGGTAGGATTTCTTTCCAACTCTACTCCCCTGGTGATTTCATCGGTGATATTTTCTTCAGACTTTGGAAAGCTCCAGAGCCACAcaagacattatacaactgaTTTTACAGGCTGACAGGTACTGAACTAACTAAACTGAActtgatgtgtaaaattggaGCCACTTTAAATAGTTTAATTGattataaaaatgaatgttaatTAATTTTTTGTTGATCAATTAATGAACAGCAATTACAACACTAGGCTTTCCCAGAACCACCCAGCCTAAATTGGACCCCAGCCACTAACAAGTCACAGCAGAACGACATGTGATTCTCCCTTCCAGGCATGCTAGCGCAAGTCACAGACATTTGCTCCGCTTGCTATAACATCAGAGAGTGAAACATAGCCGTGCTGGAATTCAAAAACAACTGGCTGAAGATTACCTGAAGTGGCAGCCGTGTTGTTGAAAAGATGTCATAATGAGGAATAAATTCTCCACggtatgtgtacatgtgtatgttTGAGTTGTATCGAGCAGCGACTTAATGACCTCACCAGCCTGTGCAACAGACTCTGTGGATCTCTGCGTGTGGGCTTGTGTCTAGACGAGCTTTAGGTTCGCCCTGCATTATCTTCTTTTATGGGACAGCACTGTAACAAGAGAGATCACTTGAAACCTGAATCCATTTATATCAATCAACAATGAGACAATTGCAGCTGAGAACTCCAATCGCTCACAGACTTACCAACTCATACTGTAAATTTAAGGCAACAACCAGAGAAGAATCAATGAGGCCTACTGGCTCCCTTCTCCTCCCTCATCAACTTTTGATTACAAGTAGTTGCGGTATTTCAGAAGCTATTATTAGAGGTAAGAATATGTGGGGACTTGTTGTTCTCTATCCCCTTTTCTATCCTCTTCTCGTTCCCCATGTTGCTGTGTTATCCTGTGTATAAGTTTCtcacaacagtttttttttttcactatcttatttttcttcttccatctgcagtgtttgtttgtctAAAACAGGAACAAAGCCTGAATTAATTAACCAGTGTGGACTGGAACTCCCAAGGTAGCCCTTTTACATCCCTCCACTATGTCTGTCaatctctttcgctctctcagTAGGccaccctctctctttccttttctcaGTTTTCGCTATTTACTTGCATCTCTTTGTCCCCTTCCCACCCAGACATCGCTCCCTACACTGCTCATTCTCATTCAACTTCTTTGCTTTTACCATCTCTCCACTATAAACATGTTCCACTACTAATCGCCCCTGACCTTCCCTTTCTCTGAATGCTGTGTACATCCCAGGGAAGGAGGGACCGCAAAGagctttttttaattctccCCTTCAATAATTAACTAAAGGGGACGacagtgaaacaaacaaaagtggGCAAAAAAAGCAGATGCCTGTTCAGTGCCAAAAGAAATCCCGGCACCATCTCTAAAACCATTACATTATCACACACTATGAATTGTGTGAAAtcaaagacaaataaaaaagttacaACAAACCAAAGGCAGCAAGTACGAGCAAGAAGCAAACTATCGACCACTTGTGAATTATGAATCAAAACTAAAGGAATCCAATTTTAGGTAATCTAATTTGTGTGCTGCAATCTGCTGTGTAATCTAATTTGTATATTTTCTCCACAAAATTAATGAACCGACCAACGAGGGCCAGTTCACAGAAAAACTAATTTCGTAATGAAGTCAAAACATCAAACAaagaaaattaattaaattgcTTATCAATGTATAGTCTGTCTGGGAATGTTATTTTCAAAAGGTTGTCTATCTGTTGGCAACCGGTTTTTCACTTCAGCCGCCTTGCCTGAATACCTGCAGGAGGAAACAGAAGGgatagaggaaaaaaaaaaaaaaacagataaggATGTGAACACGAGACATGGGAAGAAGAGACAGGGGGTAGATTAGACACATGATAAATAATGACAAGAGcataaaaacagagacaaacgccacaaaaaagtgaaacagaAGGATATATTTAACACATCATCATCTTTTGTGGAGACTGCAAACAAAAATGATATCAGCAGGCATGCGAATGTTGACTTTGctctgagaaaaagagagatggtACTGTAGATTATAGTCCTGAAAAGTTGTCATGAAAATGGGAAATGGGCTATTTGCTATTTCTTTGACTCATAATGAACTAAAATCTAGTTGTACTGACACCCTTCAACAGCCAAATAAAAGTTACAATATTCTAACTCTTTAACCTTGAATGGtactttttaaaggtcccatattatgctaattttcagttCCACActttttacatgctttaatgttcaaaaaacacattattatttCTCATACTGAGTCTGAAATGCttcgttttagcgcctgtctctttaaacccccctcccgaaaaagacctgctctgattggtcagcatttctgGCTCTTGCGCATCTGTGCTCTCCATGTCTCTGTACCGTCCTTGCAGCTGGGGAATGACTATAACAGCACTTTAGTGCCACTTTCTAccaatatatagtatagttgtgacatcacaactgtacagaagtcctgacggctcgtttaaaggcaccgtttctgaatactgactgtgtgcatttctcgTTTTAATACTTTCACAGTGTTTTTGGGATGCAACCGTTATATCACAGATGGGGCTTTTCGTACCGAAACAGTGACTAGTTTCCTCCACTGCAGCCTGTCACAAAGAACAGATCTGAGCCAAGCTGTGCCGCTGCAGACTTGGAGCGCTCAAAGCCCAGATGTTAGGCATGACACCGAGGGAGAGAGTCTGGACACTTGTTACTCAATTATGTAAGATGACACATCACCCCCCAATTGAAGATGAATACGCTCTCAGTGATAGACCCCAGAATCATCCTTTATCTGCTGTGTCCACCAGCTGGGGTccagtgcatgcacacacacacacacacacacacacacaggaacacacacagacatgcacactgcACACAGGTGGGCATGCTGGCACACACAGTGTAGTGGGCAAACTGGCATGTAGCCTCTCAGTGCTGTCTGAGAACACTGAAAACAGTACATAGGCATGCCATATTAATATTCTAAGACTTCTCATCCAGTGCAgcaaacaacatcaataaagaGGCATTGCGTAGTTACAAATGACTCCATAATTACAAAGCACACCAGTCTATTTCAGCATTACTCAGTCTAGCTGCTATGTTACGTATCTATATCCAAGCAGTTATGCCACTGGATAATGAAATATTCAGTTGGCTATAAACTTGCATCATTTAGGGTCACAGTTAAGACTGTTTTGGAGACACTGACAAATGATGACATGTTTGCATACTATTTTAGGACTATTATTTCACAACCAAGTGAGTATAGACAAGCCCACTTCACttgtacatttttgtgtatACTGTGCACTGTTTATCCATACCTTTAAAGCGCAGGGCATTGGCCAGTATCAGAGCTCCAGCCTTAGCCTGGCTGTAAGCTGCTAAAGGAGCTCCCTCCAGCCCACCAAGCCCAGCCTTGGCCCAACCATGGAGCTGCTTCAGGTCAGCAGTGGAGTCTCCTTTTCCCAGTGGCTTATGCAGCAGCCTGAACCTAGCCTGGCTCTCCTTCACAAACGCCTGGCTAAATGGAGGAGCTTGCTTGAAAAACAGAGCTGAGGATGTGTGCAGGTGAAAGCTGCTACCATTGGCTGCAGTGAAGCTCTTTAACGCCTCAGACAGAAGATCCCCAGTGTGGGCTCCAGCCTTGGAGGGGGATGGGGTCTTGAGGAGGTCTTGGAGCTGGCTGGAAGTGGTACCTGCTGAACCTCCATCCAGCGCTCCAAGTGAGGAGGCCACAAGCAGAGGGGAGAAGAGGGTGTTTACAGAGACCGAGTCAGAGCGGAGGGCCTGGTACAGGTGCAGACCAAGAGCCCAGCTGGGGTCAcccagaggaggaggtgggcGGGATGGAGGTCTGGTTGGGGCAGCAGGGCTCTTCTTGGATGAATTGGCCTTGCTGCCCTGCACCAGAAGAACTGGCCAAGAAATGAGTATATAGACAGAAAGCCTGAGCAGCATGGCAGATCTAGAGGAAAGCACAGGGAGGGGTAGAAATATaaactatttgtgtgtgtgtgtgtgtgtgtgtgtgtgtgtgtgtgtgtgtgtgtgacaatgaGAGGAATGAAGGGAATTAATTCCTCTCATTAATAATACAAAGAATAAAGCTCTATTCATTACACATATTTTGGCAGATTTTAACAGTGTAATGGCTACTTGTGTTATTGCACAGTTCATATTTGAGATTAAGCAATATAAACACAGCCTAAGGGTTCCCTTTTGCTGTAAAACTACAACTAGGCTACTTATATTATCAAACAGCAGTCCCTGCTCAAACAGTGCCAGTAGTAAACTTGATTTTGTAAATTCCTCCCCACTTGGCAACATGCTTATTATCTCACCCGCTGCGGGAAAACCAGAGTTTTCACTTTGGTGACACTTTGATCAAGTTCCAAAAGCTTTTCTCTATATTGCCTTACAAAAAACCCTAGACTCGCCGACTGATTTTGCCGAGCTGGTGACAGGAGTGACGGCAAACATCTGTTGTCTAGAATTCAGCCTACTCTTGTTATGATTGCCGTAGACCTCTAGGCgtaaaggaaagaaggaaacgCGTATTTGATCAAATTTACCGTTAATGAATTCAAGTGTGTGTATCGCTCTCCTCCGCTGCTGCTTTTAGCCGTGTCCTGCACAGGAAGGGCCGGGAGTGGGTTTCAGACGTGGCAGCACACGGAGGAAGTTTTTCCGTCTTTCCTCAACTTCACCCCGGGAAAAGCTTCCTGTTTAACCGAAACCTCCAGGCATCTCATTGAAGCAGCTACTGAGCGCAGTTTGAGATAAACGGTGGCAATTAAGGCTaacgaaaaacaaaaaaactttattaaacAGCTGTCACCCAAAATACCTTCAGAGTGAGATGTGAGATGTAGTTGTAGGGGTTTAAAGTTTCATACTGTGAAAAAGCACCATAAAAAAGTCCCGTTCCGCTTTCGAAGCAGAACATATCGCCCCGTGGTTAAACCTCGTTTTACTGCAGTTACAGGCTACTGCATAGGCTATTACAGCTAAATATGCAGCTtcgtctataaaaaaaaaatatatttatgaaTGTAGAATCCATTAGAAGCTAACCACGGGAGAAAACCTACGGTTAGGTCGCTTTAAAGTCCGTTGTGGTGTCTCTATCGTGTATGCAGGCATAATACATTTATGCTTTACAAAACCATAATTAAATGTGACAATGTCCCTAGGGATATATTATAGCGGTTCGCTATGAGCTTGGCAGGGATTGTGTGCATGTAATGTTGGGCCTGGTAGCCTATAGTTTTTAAAACGAACAAAAATCCACCAGTTGCAGTAAATGAGGCGTTTCTCCATGTGTTCAAAAGCGAGCTTTGTGGGTTTGCCTGGATAATAAACCCTCTTGTTCTTGGCTCAGTTGGGGTTGTAGTTCCCAAAGCCGTTCAAGCGGGGTCGCTAATGGTCTTCTCTTCGCCTCAGCTCAGTGACCCTGGGAGAGGCTGCAGCATGTGGGCCAGGGCCTCGCGAACTTGACACTCAGCCTTCCCAGTGGATAGGATATAGACACCAGAGCCAGCAGTAACAGTTTGCTCCAGGCAAATCCCCCCGAGGAGTTTTTACTTAGCCTATTAGTTGTGATTTAGTGTTAAATCTGTCTGCATTTTGAGACCATAATTAGGGAATGGGCAGTAACACTATGATAAATTTATAAGTTTtatgtctaattttctgaaatgTGCAGGTGATCCCCACCCACTGCCAGTGTACTCTAACACCACCTTACTTTGCAGTAGCTGTATTAATCTATTCTACTGTCAAGAAAAAGTAGGGCACACCATGCAAGCCTGTAATATGTCTGACCCTTTCAAATGTCCTCATTCTGTATTCTCCTCATTTCCCTGTTTTTCACTTTCCTAAATTGTACCTGCCCTCCCCCTACACCAGAACAAGGAGTGGAGAGCAGATAACTTGTAACACACGGCTTCAGGACAAGTATTATTGCCCAAATTGAAGGATGGAGAATGGTCATATAGGGTCCTAATCAATAAATGTAGAGATAGACTAAGGAGGCTAGAGAAGGATCACAGAGGGATATGGAGGAAGATAACTGCTCGAGACCACCAATTTTCAGCAATCAGGCCGAACATGACAGCTTGTAGACCCAACCAATTATTTACCCCAGCCAAATCAATAGAGCTCTCTCCGAAAGATAACCATCAGCAGCACTATGTGCAACACATTCACAGCagaactcacaaacacacactgagcacTCTGCTCACTGACACTCTcgcttttcatttcttttgcaaacgcacacacagaaacacattttcctcGCAGACAGTTATCGGACTTCcttgaaaataaagacacacatCATTTAATTGTTAGACAACTACACTGAAAAGAGAAGCATTAAAACAGCATATGTCAAACTGTGCCTACAGCTAACATGAAATGGCATCACAGGGACACTtaaaagaaacatac from Sander vitreus isolate 19-12246 chromosome 19, sanVit1, whole genome shotgun sequence includes the following:
- the serpinh2 gene encoding serine (or cysteine) peptidase inhibitor, clade H, member 2; this encodes MLLRLSVYILISWPVLLVQGSKANSSKKSPAAPTRPPSRPPPPLGDPSWALGLHLYQALRSDSVSVNTLFSPLLVASSLGALDGGSAGTTSSQLQDLLKTPSPSKAGAHTGDLLSEALKSFTAANGSSFHLHTSSALFFKQAPPFSQAFVKESQARFRLLHKPLGKGDSTADLKQLHGWAKAGLGGLEGAPLAAYSQAKAGALILANALRFKGLWEREFSEGSTDHRTFLGKEYTKVMMMHRAGLYRHHEDIENMVQVLEAPLCGGKASVVLLMPFHVESLARLEKLLTLELLSKWLEMTNITSVSISLPKTNITSTLSLQKQLSALGLTDAWDQKVADFSGVSDKGKGKLHLGGVLHWASLELAAQAGKGDADLEEENIEKPKLFYADHPFIIFVRDNTTGALLLIGALDHAEGEALHDEL